The stretch of DNA ATTACGATGCATTATAGAGGAAATCAGGTATTTCCTCTTTTCGAAATATAGATACGAATTACGGTggaattaatgtttattaattgtagagctcagataaaaaaattggaatcttctttctttctcatttAGAAACGATTTAAATCCATTAACGCAAAAAATTCATTCTGTTGAATATCTTTGGTAAACAAATCGTTTTCTTTTAAAGTaatcgtttaattaatatcatcttTTGACCTTTAGCCTACTTTCGATATTGCTTCTTTCGCTACTTAATATCTCGCTCCCCCTTTTATTTACTATTCAACATTGTTCACTGCTTTATTCGCATCGTTCTTTTCGCGCACATATgcgcattttatttatcaaacattGCATAGTATGCACTTCTCGTTTCGATAAGACTTGTCCcagatttttctctctctccatttttttcactttatttCTCCGCACTTCTCTCTACCACGTCGCATTACATTTCGTgttgtttttttcatttcctCGTCGGCCCTTCCGATGCCGGCGGTTTCTTACGAAGGTTATAATCCAGTAAGACATAGAACAGGCGTCTAGAATATCGTAATAACGAGGAGATAATTCGGCTGCAAAAGTAGGGAGCTTATTTCTGTACCGCGTTACGGGTCAATGACTGTAAAAGGCTAATAATCCTCacaaaaaaatcgtaataccaaatgtacatatatgtatattgcgaACAGAGAGGGACAGAGAGATGGTACTAATTGATGCGTGTCAAGTGTGTATTTTTCTGTGATAGAAAATGTGGGGCAAAGTTATCTGTTCAAAGATTTTTACTTCGCAACTTTGTTTTAAcaaaagcaacaaatttttgtattaaaagataatcttcattaatttatcttttcttcttcaaaACTTCTTTTCTTGtcatatttaaactttttaacacTCCGATgcataatcataaatttatcttatgtGAATGTTGCGCGCGATAGagcttaaaataattatccctttgtcatatatttatttgatttgatGAGTGTGCGACAAAATAAGAGCCTCGATAAATCGATATCTCGAGAGTTACTTGCgcgataagaaaattataggAGTATACAGGGTCATCCTTTGACCTCCGAAGTGGGTTAATTATAAAGACACTGTTTTACGCGATGTTGATGCGAAGTTCACGTATCCGTGAACGTTCGCAGAATTTCGTGACAGTGGCAGATTAATGTCGCAAATGCTCAATACGATAACTTTTCAGAGTCAGGTCGCACGGGACGAACGCACGTCGCGGACAATGCCGAACGTTGTCCCATCCGAAAAGATTGgcaaaaataatcgaaaaaattttatcagaggTTCTCGCTCTTTGGCCAAGGACTTTGCACTGTTTTAAGTGAATAAATTGAAGATTATCGCTAGCATTGCTTTTTTTCcagcacaatattttttatcttaaccCCCCGAAATTTAATGAtcccaaaaattaaatttttttctattacaaatttttttaagcagttcgcaagttaattaattgcttGATTATTGTATAACGACTGACACACTTGGTGGATATTCGAACCGTCGAAAGTACCGGCATCTCGTTGCGCAGCAGTTACGcggtttgcaatttttaaatacaagttTGACAAGAAATCTTacgaaatatctttttttaattcttacttTTCGATATCCTCAACatgatttttacttttaataagaCAAGATTGGGGGCATTTAATTGTCAGAATGCAATTTTACGTATTTGTCTAAAATTCACTGAGTGATTTGTTTGTTTCAGAGTTTTTTCAGAAACTGGTAAAATGGGCCGGTGAATTTGGCGACATTTTTCTGGTCTGGGTTGGTCTGCGTCCTTTTATCTTTCTCTACAGGGTGGAATCGGTGCAGCCTCTGCTTCACAGCAGCGAGCACATCGACAAGAGTCTTGAATATCAATACTTGAAGCCTTGGTTAGGTACCGGTCTGGTCACTAGCACAGGTAAGCGATTCATGATTCACATaccacaataaaaattaactcttTCATACCCAACGTCATACGgagataataaaactttacttGGCTTAAACAAAATGATATATGTAgttttttcgttatttattagtattgaaattttatcgcatGAGAATTGTAATTCTTACTCTCTAAAATTATGATTCAATTttcagaaaagaattttaaataattttaactattgTTGGTTTTGTGCCTAAGAAATTCTTTTATCtgtctatttttaaaaatctatacaaatgaaaaaatattccgtAAATCCTAGActcttgtaaaattttcagaacTTAAgtgaaaagagataaaaataaaaattaaattaacatataagaGATTTTAGGTTAAAATCTAATCTCTGATAATAGAAGATCTTTATGTTCTACGAGTTTTTGAATTTAGAAACGCGTAAGAAATTTggttttttaaagtttataaatgaCTGTTCGTACATATTGAATGTGTGAACATCATATCATATGTGGGGCTTATACCGATGGATTACGttgattattgatataaaCGTAGACACAATAACAACACAATGTAGATTTCGCCTGAACAATTGTGCAATTTCGAGTTACTGATGTTATTATgtcgaaatatatttgaatgtaTCAAAATCAAGAGGCCTAAACAAGGAGATAAGCAAATACCACAATAGTCTCTTTCAAAACTGGTCTTATCGTTCGGGGTCAAATATTCAAGTTGCTAGGTCcgctttgaaaatattaaaatatgtaaaagattTGTGCTGAATTTTTTAACTCGTTCTAACTACAATGCAGATTTCCAAAGttagcttttttatttaaattacgttATAAGTATAAGCGTTCCtttcttgttaatatttttgtggTACGAATGTTTAGCTTCACAGATGCTGGTAATGCACAATTCATAGCAATTTTTACGAAATGCGTTAGCGGCtaaaaacatgttaaaaatattcggTGACTTCTGTTGCGTAAATGACCTGTCTCGATATGTATTGCAAAACGAAAATTTCACTGTATGTAAAATCGTGACAAATAAGATGGCATGTTTGATAAAGATAATCGCGCTTCTTCTGCGCgatttttcgtaaattattaacgataaaatatttcaggtATCGCAGTTgcagttattttaaataaaaccttatttctgttttattagaaaaattatttaaatgttgtTACTATTTGACCCGGCtgcacaaaaaaatttgttttccaaAGAGAAGTATAAATTACCGATCGTCATCACGTTTCTAATTACGCGCACTAATTAGCCGCAcgatgaaaaaattgattcgaaATTCTGAAGCCTATatcaaagttttatagaaaaagttTCACAATATTACAGAAACAGATTAGCTTAGTAATTAGTCGTTTGACGGTCTCTCttttaacacaaaaaaaagttatctttGTTTTGGAAATTACTTCATAATATCCTCGCCTTGTGTTTTATCGCGTTTACTTTCTGTGTTGTTTATCTATTACTAATTTTTCAGTCACAATTTTAGAGCAGTTTGCAACATTGCAACGATATGTTAGTATCTGTGTACGCATTCTCAAAGGATGATAAAATccgttctctttttttaacttctcaaataaaaaacaaatgaatCATAAATCGAATACTtagaaaaatctaatataaacattatgcAACATGTTGTCATATTCATTATTCTGCATTTTAAACAGAGTTTTTACGAAGCCGCTAATCGtacgataatatttttctcacgatCATATCGGAATTACACGTGATACATTTTCAGAACGTTTCGTCGcgccttcttttttttcatgacTTCTGAAAACTGTGACGACGCAATACGTATAATATCGCATCGCCTTGAAAAACAACTTTCAATATGCCGATTACATCGTCGAACGATCGAACACCTGCGCAGCTATGCACTTTGTTGTgcgaaattttatcaattctttgaaataaaagttaaaattctctccttttttcagGACAAAAATGGCATTTCCGCAGGAAATTACTGACGCCGACCTTCCACAGCAATCTCATCGAAGTCTACTTGAAGAATGTGAAAGAAGAGACAGATGTTCTAATTTCTTGTCTCGGGAAGGAAGTCGGTTGCTGGTTCGATGTGGTTCCTTATGTAAAACGCGCTGCTCTTGACATTATATGCGGTAAGTCGCTAATTGTAATCCTGATGTAATtaacacaataattttttacatcgagatttattcattcaaatcgataattatttttttaacagctaaaagaaacatttacgTCAACTCAGTATatctgcattaaaatattttattcatggatcttttataaagaaaattatacgtATCGATTTTTTTGTGTGTAACATTGTTGCATAATACATGTTAAAGATTTCAATAATTGCGGGTTATTAAATCAAGAATGtatgaataattcaattaaaaaaagataaaattataaaaactgtcTAAACAATAAATGCTATGCGTTTACAAACATTTATTGACTTTAGCAATTTGAgctcaataataattttatttacaacaatgagtttatttaaaaaatgcattgatAGAACAGTATTCAAGTagctgttaatataaaatcacctgtgttcgtaaaaaatatgatacttaatattgaaaaagtttttgTGAGTTAatgttgtttatttttttatttattgaatgaTTTATGTTGCGAAAATGTCAAGTTTACTTAATCATCGACTAATTATCATTATCGTTATCATTTAATACTTTGCAACAACGTTTATTTACGAATAGCGTTTTATCCGGGATCACTTTTTCGATACAAGTCGACGATTACAACACTCCTATTTGAATTCGTATCGTTAAAATAACGCGATGACGACTTTTGTTTTATCTTCGATACTTccaatttgtttatttgtttcaagTTTTTTCGTCTGCTTTTTGCGTGACGGCCATTGTCTAAAGTCGAACTGAAGCGAATCACGTAAcagtacatataattaaattttaaaagatcgAAGGAGATTTCTGTATGCCAGCCAGATACATCAATTCTACTTtacagtttaaaatatttttatatactgtattattaatattagtattaaataaaattatataaagaaggCCTGAAGCGTCCCTATTGTCAAGAAAgacaataaaacatttctgttaaaaaattccaCCGTGTCTTTTAACAAGTCCGATTATATTCAAGTAGCGCAgcaaaatatacttaaaatgcGCGATATAAGACGACTGCCGTCGCAGAAAATTCCTTCACACTTCTTTTTTTCACTACAATGTTGTATCGATTTTACGTCCATAATTTGTGGTAACAAAAATTCTTAATGTTCAGAATTAAGAACATTCAAAAATCAATAGAGTTATATATTACCATAAAGATTCTTGTAGCAATTCTGATTTATTTCTCATCGACGATTCGAATGGTTTCGCTCCGTTGCGCAAACGATCTACTTGCTTCATCTTGGGTAAACCGCGAATACTCAAATTGCACGATCGAAATATCTCTGTTTTATGCCTCGGTAACTGGAAACTTCGATCTTTCCGCGGTCGTGATAACTCGATTATCCGTTGCGTAGCTACGACGTTCACATTAAATAACATGGTAATGTTTAATTGGTGTTTCTACTCagatttatactttttaattaataattgctcGTATTCCAACAGAGATGATTCTTTTTACGTTTGGAATTATTTCTTGCAtcatattgaatttataaataactactttcgctaaatataattttaataaagtaaatctCACAATAGCCTGCTTAAAAAATTGCTAAGTATTTTAGAGATCTATAAATTACTAACCGATCGCTTTAAGCGCGTTTGGTGACACAAAATTAACAGGCTTCGGTGGTGAATCGCGAATCACTTTTGGACATGCAAGCTCGCAAATGCGAAGTGTCGACTTTGGAATTCTGCTTTTCAAAGGCTTTTGAGATGCTTTAATCTCTGCTACACGGGATCGAGGTTGAGCCAATCGATTTGTCCGATCTGTTATCTCATAAAGCAAGGCAGATATTTTTAcctaaacaaatttaataattttatgatgtGAGATTATATCTAtcgcaaaattcaaaatattgaaattgcaattctatatttttaaactctgttataattgaaaatgtgaGATTCCACTTTAAGATAAAGCAGAAATTACAAGGGAATTACCAGAATTTTTGAAAGACTAGCACTCATTTGAAGCCAAAAAAGCATTGAAAACATAAATGAGATAATAACACTCgactataatataattccaTTTTAACGCACTTTatgttttcagtttttttcttcacgattgaaataattaaacgtcaaatattatataattcagtGTAACTAAAGTTACATAAATATCTTcctataacataaaaatttcaatcagaAATACTTCATACTTGAGTCATATCTTTCAAAGCAACATTGAGGTTGTAATTTCGTGGTGTAGATAACCTTAATACCGCTGACATgcagataatatttttctgattgGACTTTGAAGTTTTCGGCACTGCCGAAATTTCGCTATCGCCCGCACCACCATCGCGTGATTTTGAATCTTTGTTCTTCGAATGAACGCTTGatgcatttttttcgaaagatTGCTCTGTCTCggttaataaatctttattagaCAGATTCAATGTCGTAGATTTTATGAATTCTTCCGAACTCTGAAGAGATATGAAATCTGCCATTTATTCACAATTATGTCggtaatttaaaattcgttcattcaaaattataatttatactttataaatttatataatatccaattttttctgcatttttaaaattatatttttgttacattataacatcctgaattttttaaattgacaagaaatgaaaattaatgatcGATTATCATTTGCCGATTGTCGATTGCTCGAGAATGTTTCGACGAAGCGGCATTGAAACGCGtatattcagaataaaattgttttacgcTTTAGATAATTTAcgatttacaaatttaaaataaaattttatttataactttatattgcACAATGTCGTTTTAGTgacatgtaataatttttgtattatgtaacacataaagttataaatagaattttatccCGAATCTTATCTTGCTCATCATGAATCATTTCAAttgaagttttatttatagtttcacttatctatatatattcttgcGAAAACATATAATGGATTAATTCGCAGTGATAGTATATCGCAATGTTGTGTTGAAAACATTATTGCAAgcattactaaaaataaaaatcctcAAACTAATGACCTTATAAGATTTCTTAACATAGAATTTATACACTCCGCAAAAAAATTAGGGGATCACTTTTTTCCACAAAATAAAGGTCACTTTCAACTGACTACAACTTTGTTGAAAATGATCCGATTTTGAAGGCAAAAATTATTCAGTACCAAAGCAAAAACCGTCCAAAACACTTTAACCGCCTATAAAAGCCGAACCATCGTACACCATTTTTAAACAGAGCAATCAAAtcaaagcaaaaaattttgcaatttgtcGGGAGCCgctttttaatatcataactttgaaacaattttttaaatctgcaaaaagATTCTGAAAGTTAAAACTTCAACCttcaaaatgctttttttGCCATTAAAATCGGATCATTTTCAACAAAGTTATAGCCAGTTGAAAATGGCCTTTATTTTGCgggaaaaaaagtaattccctaatttttttgcagagtgtatatgtataaatatttatactatatcaattattaaatagttgagttattaaaaattgtcgacCGTACATacgtatacatattatattatgctccaaatattaaaatgttcgaTTTGGACTCATACGAaacttttactaattttattgcagACACAGCGATGGGCTACAAACTTAACGCGCAAAAAAAGTTGAACAATAAATACGTCGAGGCTGTGGACaagtaagttattttttttttaattgtttttcttcaCGTTTTTGGTGTCATTTTACTTaatgttgaaatattgaaatatgacctttttaaaaaaaactgttattttatttttagaatcgCGTCTATTGTGCAAATGCGCTTTACGAACGTGTGGATAGCGTCAGATTCGATTTTTAAGCTAACCAAGGCCGGAAAGGTGCACAATCATTCGCTTGATATTATTCATGAATTTGTCGGCAAGGTAatcatgttttttaatttaatataatcgttttatatttgcaagtTTATTGTGATTAACGTCTTTATATAATTCCAACGTTCTGCACAAAGATATCTTTCtctaatatattcaatttcgAAAGAttcgaacaaaattttaactatttttaagataaatttcaGTGAAATGATAAATGCTGATATATGgcgtatgaaaaaaattttatcaaaacaatTAATCTATTTCTGTTTTCGATACTTCACGCGTATGTGAAACGAGCGGAtgttaaatatgcaaaaacatCTGGAATATATTGTTCACAGGTAATCTCCGAGAGGAAACTTAAACGTGACGGTAACTTCAACGAGccgatgaagaaaaaaaaagctcTGTTGGATTTGTTGCTGGATATATCACAGGATGGCACCATCCTATCGGACGATGATATTCGCGAAGAAGTCAACACTTTTATGTACGCTGGACACGACACGCTGGCCACTAGCATAAGTTGGACGCTTTATGCCTTGGGACGAAATCCTCAATATCAAGTACGTTCCTTTACACGAGAAACGTTTATTGATCTAGTGGATCCCTTCACAATTTTCTACTATATCTTCAATGTGATTTCTGATTTGAATTGTAGACGCGATACTTTTATATCTCGATATGCACGTTAAATCATAAGATTAATGTATAGATTTTATAGGGCATTTCAAATATCCAGaagatttaattgaatttaattgatGTTAATGTGACATTAActcaatttgaatttttttaggaaaaaattCTGGACGAATGCGACGAATTGCTGGGCTCAGCGGAGGTCACAGTGGACAATATACACAAATTAACATGGTTAGAAGCCTGCATCAAAGAGCAGATGAGACTTTTTCCAGTAGCTCCACTCATCGCCAGGCAGATTTACAAGCCGATCGAAATAAGTAAGTTAttctcataattaatatattttaaaaatacaaatattggGTTGATGAgagtttctttgaatttttcgataaaaataaaaggcaAAAATCCAAATTTCTGATCAActcgatatttttctaaaatgtatcaatgattaatagataaaatacttttaaagtACTATTTTAAATTGGTTAAATGACAGATTTTGAAACGCAGTTATTAGCATTATGAGAATAGTGTGTGGACAGTCGCGCGATATAAGTAGACTCCTAGCTAATgagatatttcttttctatttttagtgGGAAGCGAAATTCCACGGGGCTCGACAGTTCTTATCAATTCTTATCTACTGCATCGTGATCCACGTCATTTCCCCGAGCCGCAAGTTTATCGTCCGGAGCGATTCTTGCCGGATAAGCCGAGGTTACCCCTTTACGCCTTCATTCCCTTCAGCGCCGGTTCGCGCAATTGCATCGGCTGGAAATTCGCCCTAATGGTCGTCAAAGTGGCCGTTTTATTGATACTAAAGACCTATCGCGTGGAGGCTCTCGATAAAGAGGATCAACTGCGCTTCATATCCGAATTGGTGCTGGTCAACGCGAACGGAATCCGTCTCAAACTCACACCGCGTAAACGATAAAGGCGATTTCTTTCCAAGTATTCTTTTTCAAGCAGTGTATAGGTTAAAAACAGTTTCAATACTGTTGAGACATGTCTTTTTCTTTGGTGTTTCAATACGCAATAAAACATGCAATAAAggattttactttttaaaagcaattctaaaatatttaatagcgAAGAAAGAcgtgaaaaagagtaaaacgTTGGCCTAAATCTAGC from Linepithema humile isolate Giens D197 chromosome 2, Lhum_UNIL_v1.0, whole genome shotgun sequence encodes:
- the LOC105677388 gene encoding cytochrome P450 4c3, with translation MIASVLLAGGSWVTGFLFCCLLSLLLVLLMQRGKFLYALRKVPYPSALPIIGNAYQLNCTQEEFFQKLVKWAGEFGDIFLVWVGLRPFIFLYRVESVQPLLHSSEHIDKSLEYQYLKPWLGTGLVTSTGQKWHFRRKLLTPTFHSNLIEVYLKNVKEETDVLISCLGKEVGCWFDVVPYVKRAALDIICDTAMGYKLNAQKKLNNKYVEAVDKIASIVQMRFTNVWIASDSIFKLTKAGKVHNHSLDIIHEFVGKVISERKLKRDGNFNEPMKKKKALLDLLLDISQDGTILSDDDIREEVNTFMYAGHDTLATSISWTLYALGRNPQYQEKILDECDELLGSAEVTVDNIHKLTWLEACIKEQMRLFPVAPLIARQIYKPIEIMGSEIPRGSTVLINSYLLHRDPRHFPEPQVYRPERFLPDKPRLPLYAFIPFSAGSRNCIGWKFALMVVKVAVLLILKTYRVEALDKEDQLRFISELVLVNANGIRLKLTPRKR
- the LOC105677403 gene encoding uncharacterized protein isoform X1, with the translated sequence MADFISLQSSEEFIKSTTLNLSNKDLLTETEQSFEKNASSVHSKNKDSKSRDGGAGDSEISAVPKTSKSNQKNIICMSAVLRLSTPRNYNLNVALKDMTQVKISALLYEITDRTNRLAQPRSRVAEIKASQKPLKSRIPKSTLRICELACPKVIRDSPPKPVNFVSPNALKAIATQRIIELSRPRKDRSFQLPRHKTEIFRSCNLSIRGLPKMKQVDRLRNGAKPFESSMRNKSELLQESLCSTLDNGRHAKSRRKNLKQINKLEVSKIKQKSSSRYFNDTNSNRSVVIVDLYRKSDPG
- the LOC105677403 gene encoding uncharacterized protein isoform X2, translated to MADFISLQSSEEFIKSTTLNLSNKDLLTETEQSFEKNASSVHSKNKDSKSRDGGAGDSEISAVPKTSKSNQKNIICMSAVKISALLYEITDRTNRLAQPRSRVAEIKASQKPLKSRIPKSTLRICELACPKVIRDSPPKPVNFVSPNALKAIATQRIIELSRPRKDRSFQLPRHKTEIFRSCNLSIRGLPKMKQVDRLRNGAKPFESSMRNKSELLQESLCSTLDNGRHAKSRRKNLKQINKLEVSKIKQKSSSRYFNDTNSNRSVVIVDLYRKSDPG